The following proteins are encoded in a genomic region of Gouania willdenowi chromosome 6, fGouWil2.1, whole genome shotgun sequence:
- the sspn gene encoding sarcospan: MGKEQKGSSDKKEGKKKKKKEERDDSPTPEDGQKCRVCRFPLLIAVLQLLLGVAVTTVAFLMLAISPSLLARETPHWAGIILCLVSIVGFILYCISYLPDERTSLQFTVKLLYFVLCMIGLVISVLVMAFAGHHHSQTSSFFCEPMGGDCVCTVEPKDQIARVFNYEGVDNCEVITGTLALYFLVQIFLNLVQAVVCGVGAFIMWKHRYQVFFAGLQIGAPSMYKWQRV, encoded by the exons ATGGGAAAAGAACAGAAAGGTTCATCAGACAAGAAAGaggggaagaagaagaagaagaaggaggagagaGACGACAGCCCGACACCAGAGGACGGCCAAAAGTGCCGAGTGTGTCGTTTCCCTCTGCTGATCGCTGTGCTTCAGCTGCTGCTGGGGGTGGCCGTCACCACCGTGGCCTTCCTAATGTTGGCTATCAGCCCCTCACTGTTGGCCAGGGAAACGCCTCACTGGGCTGGGATCATT ctCTGTCTGGTTTCCATTGTGGGTTTCATCCTTTACTGCATCTCCTACCTCCCAGACGAGAGGACGTCCCTCCAGTTCACTGTCAAA CTCCTGTACTTCGTCCTGTGTATGATTGGCCTGGTCATCTCCGTGTTGGTTATGGCGTTTGCTGGACACCATCACTCACAAACCAGTAGTTTCTTCTGTGAGCCAATGGGAGGAGACTGTGTCTGCACTGTGGAACCTAAAGACCAGATAGCGCGCGTCTTCAACTACGAGGGGGTCGACAACTGCGAGGTGATCACCGGAACTCTGGCTCTCTACTTCCTGGTGCAAATCTTTCTCAACCTAGTGCAAGCTGTGGTCTGTGGCGTTGGTGCCTTCATCATGTGGAAACATCGCTATCAAGTGTTTTTCGCTGGTCTTCAAATTGGTGCTCCCTCCATGTACAAGTGGCAAAGGGTTTGA